One Synechococcus sp. CC9605 genomic window carries:
- a CDS encoding alpha/beta fold hydrolase has translation MDRVTWSYLGHAVYTVQQHPEHESADRPALLLVHGFGASTDHWRHNIPVLAETHAVHAIDLLGFGRSAKPAGLNYGGALWRDQLVAYVRERIGRPTVIAGNSLGGFAALAAGAALGSDCAGVVLLNAAGPFSDEQKPPQGWGAIARQSIGTALLKSPVLQRLLFENLRRPATIRRTLNQVYVDKTNVDDWLVESIRRPSLDPGAFGVFRTVFDIPRGQPLDELFAELTAPLLLLWGIRDPWINAPGRRSTFQRHAPEATTEVVLEAGHCPHDEVPDQVNAALLQWLEGLKSAAAPTNPDLLAKGVN, from the coding sequence GTGGATCGCGTCACCTGGAGCTATCTCGGCCACGCCGTGTACACGGTGCAGCAGCATCCTGAGCACGAAAGTGCTGATCGCCCTGCCCTTCTGTTGGTCCACGGTTTTGGGGCATCCACCGATCATTGGCGCCACAACATTCCCGTGTTGGCCGAGACCCATGCCGTGCATGCGATCGATCTGCTCGGCTTCGGCAGGAGTGCCAAGCCGGCGGGGCTGAATTACGGCGGTGCTTTGTGGCGTGATCAGCTGGTGGCCTACGTGCGCGAGCGGATCGGGCGTCCGACGGTGATCGCAGGCAATTCCCTGGGAGGGTTTGCGGCCCTTGCAGCTGGAGCTGCCTTGGGATCGGACTGTGCGGGGGTTGTGCTGCTCAATGCCGCCGGTCCCTTCAGTGATGAGCAGAAACCGCCGCAAGGCTGGGGCGCCATCGCCCGCCAGAGCATTGGCACGGCCTTGCTGAAAAGTCCGGTGCTGCAGCGTCTGTTGTTTGAGAACCTGCGCCGGCCCGCCACGATTCGCCGCACCCTGAACCAGGTGTATGTGGATAAAACCAATGTCGACGACTGGCTGGTGGAGTCGATCCGGCGCCCCTCCCTTGACCCTGGTGCCTTTGGGGTGTTTCGCACCGTCTTCGATATTCCCCGCGGTCAGCCCCTCGACGAGCTCTTCGCGGAACTGACGGCGCCGCTGTTATTGCTCTGGGGCATTCGTGATCCCTGGATCAATGCCCCCGGTCGCCGCTCCACCTTCCAGCGCCATGCTCCAGAGGCCACCACTGAGGTGGTGCTTGAGGCAGGGCACTGCCCCCACGATGAAGTGCCGGATCAGGTGAATGCGGCGTTGCTGCAATGGCTGGAGGGCCTCAAGTCGGCTGCGGCACCGACAAATCCTGATCTGCTGGCTAAGGGAGTGAATTAG
- a CDS encoding sulfotransferase family 2 domain-containing protein: MIINHSKKFIFFANRKTASTSTAITLSSSCNKKDVITPLGRDERIRRELGYQGPINFIPWWNIPKYLAIEAKSKAFKQSANRELKTIGLHTHIEAKTALERKYISASNFDSYFSFCFIRNPWDHAISKFFELKKSEHFQSLDLDTFIHGGRLENFATSCRSTHSSQGKMLVKKLYKYEHLQETIQNLFKELDLTGNPQLPRAKSTLRTDKRHYRDMLSPGQAKTIEDIFAQEIEWGQYQF, from the coding sequence GTGATCATCAATCACTCGAAGAAATTCATATTTTTTGCCAACCGAAAAACAGCTTCAACATCGACGGCGATTACGCTCTCGAGCAGCTGCAATAAAAAAGACGTCATAACGCCCTTAGGACGAGACGAAAGAATTCGCCGAGAACTTGGCTATCAAGGGCCAATTAACTTTATTCCCTGGTGGAACATACCGAAATACCTAGCAATCGAAGCCAAAAGCAAGGCCTTTAAACAAAGCGCCAATCGCGAGCTCAAAACGATTGGACTACATACGCACATTGAGGCCAAGACCGCTTTAGAAAGAAAGTATATTAGCGCTTCTAATTTTGATAGCTATTTCAGCTTTTGCTTTATTCGAAACCCATGGGATCACGCTATTTCGAAATTTTTTGAGCTCAAAAAAAGTGAACATTTCCAATCCCTAGATTTAGATACTTTTATCCACGGTGGCAGGCTTGAAAATTTTGCGACATCCTGCAGATCAACTCACAGCAGTCAAGGGAAGATGCTCGTCAAAAAACTCTATAAGTATGAACATTTGCAGGAGACAATTCAAAATCTTTTCAAGGAGCTAGACCTTACCGGCAACCCGCAACTACCTCGAGCGAAATCCACCTTGCGCACCGACAAAAGGCATTACAGAGATATGCTCAGCCCTGGCCAAGCGAAAACAATCGAAGATATTTTTGCCCAAGAAATTGAATGGGGTCAATACCAATTCTGA
- a CDS encoding FAD-binding oxidoreductase — translation MSHSPASRSALIDLVHQWHQSGTPWSPSGLGTRLDWGPTLGPCHEVLSCRQLNRVIDHAVDDLTITVEAGLPLQDLQDLLAQQGQWLPIDWPRAGAPGSIGGLVARGLAGGLRHRHLGVRDQIIGIGLLRADGTEAHAGGRVVKNVAGYDLMRLLCGSWGSLALITELTLRLQPLRPARSSLIVNGELAAQEAFRSELLRSSLTPERCDWINNGDGAWRLRLVVSSVSEQAVEEQFNSLETLARNQQLNAERQPCADALTTPLDASPSAQLVRLVLPPAQMQRLLRDEAMKALKTWYWELAAGAGCGDGWCAVATADHQLEALRRSVIRLGGEMTLLKRAAGSTVPAWLDRPSRPLIEAVKRQFDPKLQLSRGRLPGVNQETL, via the coding sequence GTGAGCCATTCCCCCGCCAGCCGCAGCGCTCTGATCGACCTGGTGCACCAGTGGCATCAGAGCGGCACCCCCTGGAGTCCCAGTGGCCTGGGAACACGCCTGGACTGGGGCCCAACGCTGGGTCCATGCCATGAGGTGCTCTCCTGCCGTCAGCTCAACCGGGTGATCGACCATGCCGTGGACGATCTGACGATCACCGTGGAAGCCGGTCTGCCGCTTCAGGACTTGCAGGATCTGCTGGCGCAACAGGGCCAATGGCTGCCGATTGACTGGCCCCGAGCCGGCGCTCCCGGCAGCATCGGCGGCCTGGTGGCCCGGGGTCTGGCCGGCGGGCTGCGTCACCGCCATCTGGGGGTGCGGGATCAGATCATCGGCATCGGCCTTTTGCGGGCGGATGGCACCGAAGCCCACGCCGGTGGACGGGTGGTGAAGAACGTGGCGGGCTACGACCTGATGCGGCTGCTCTGCGGCAGTTGGGGCAGCCTGGCGCTGATCACCGAACTCACCCTGCGGCTGCAACCGCTGCGCCCCGCCCGGAGCAGCCTGATCGTGAACGGCGAGCTGGCGGCTCAGGAAGCCTTCCGCAGCGAACTGCTGCGCTCCAGCCTCACACCGGAACGCTGTGACTGGATCAACAACGGCGACGGCGCCTGGCGGCTGCGACTGGTGGTGAGCAGCGTCTCGGAGCAGGCGGTGGAGGAGCAGTTCAACAGCCTCGAGACGTTGGCGCGGAACCAGCAACTCAACGCCGAACGCCAGCCCTGCGCCGATGCCCTGACCACGCCCCTCGATGCCAGCCCCTCCGCGCAACTGGTGCGGCTGGTGCTGCCGCCAGCCCAGATGCAACGGTTGCTGCGGGATGAAGCCATGAAGGCTCTGAAGACGTGGTACTGGGAGCTGGCCGCCGGAGCCGGCTGTGGCGATGGCTGGTGCGCTGTCGCAACGGCAGATCACCAACTGGAAGCGTTGCGCCGCAGCGTGATCCGCCTTGGCGGCGAAATGACGCTGTTGAAACGAGCAGCCGGATCAACTGTGCCGGCCTGGCTTGACCGTCCCTCCCGTCCGCTAATCGAAGCGGTGAAACGCCAGTTCGACCCCAAACTGCAGCTCAGCCGCGGCCGGCTGCCGGGGGTGAATCAAGAGACGCTGTAG
- a CDS encoding galactose mutarotase, giving the protein MPMTLTQQSAPYAHWDFLHPSSGDRLRIIPERGGLVSGWVCGGREILYFDKDRYADPSKSIRGGIPVLFPICGNLPGDVLSVDGVDYPLKQHGFARDLPWQLQLLDDQSGVRLSLSSTDATLKAYPFPFRLEMELRPVASALEISTTVHNCGAAAMPFSFGLHPYFNVSDLAQTRLMGLAERCLNHLEMAEAATADQLRRLPEGVDFLCRPAGPVTLIDDATGVKLELQHQSPLDLSVVWTEPPRPMVCLEPWTGPRQALVSGDRKLVLEPGAKQTLACRYSVS; this is encoded by the coding sequence ATGCCCATGACCCTCACCCAGCAGTCGGCCCCCTACGCCCACTGGGACTTCCTGCATCCCAGCAGTGGTGATCGGTTGCGGATCATCCCTGAGCGGGGTGGTTTGGTGAGCGGCTGGGTTTGCGGAGGACGGGAGATCCTGTATTTCGATAAGGACCGCTACGCCGATCCCAGCAAAAGCATTCGCGGCGGGATCCCGGTGTTGTTTCCGATCTGCGGCAATCTCCCCGGCGACGTGCTCTCCGTGGATGGGGTTGATTACCCCCTCAAGCAGCACGGCTTCGCGCGGGATTTGCCCTGGCAGCTTCAGTTGCTTGACGATCAGAGCGGCGTGCGCCTCAGCCTCTCCAGCACTGACGCAACGCTGAAGGCCTATCCCTTCCCGTTCCGTTTGGAGATGGAGCTGCGCCCGGTTGCTTCTGCGTTGGAGATCTCCACCACGGTGCACAACTGTGGTGCTGCTGCCATGCCCTTTAGTTTTGGTTTGCACCCCTACTTCAACGTGAGCGATCTGGCCCAGACCAGGCTCATGGGGCTGGCGGAGCGCTGCCTCAACCATCTGGAGATGGCGGAGGCCGCCACCGCCGATCAGCTCAGGCGGTTGCCCGAGGGGGTGGATTTCCTCTGCCGGCCTGCGGGACCGGTCACGCTGATCGACGACGCCACTGGGGTGAAGCTCGAGCTGCAGCATCAGTCGCCGCTGGATCTCAGCGTGGTCTGGACCGAGCCCCCGCGGCCGATGGTTTGTCTGGAGCCCTGGACAGGGCCCCGGCAGGCGCTGGTTAGCGGTGATCGCAAGCTGGTGCTCGAGCCCGGCGCGAAGCAGACCCTTGCCTGTCGCTACAGCGTCTCTTGA
- a CDS encoding (Fe-S)-binding protein translates to MGIESGSSSPTQLPGLPAGAADPCVHCGFCLPTCASYRVLASEMDSPRGRIHALRAIEAGELDFGATVASHFDTCLGCYACVSACPSGVRYDQLIEATRPKLNQANQRSSWQTSFRKLLLQVLPYPKRMRALLQPLRAYAGTPLQQLARRSGLTRLFGPEIEAMEQLLPPLVPESFTDQLPQINPASGDRRGRVALLLGCVQRCFDPSVSSATVKVLQANGFEVVIPPDQGCCGAVSHHQGELELTRQLARDLVSSMNAIQGELDAVLVAASGCGHTMKAYGELLNGEVAFRALVLDVQEFLADRGLLETFRAQLQPLPGGVAMHDACHMIHGQGIQAQPRQLLRAIPGIQLREATEAGVCCGSAGIYNLVQPEEAAELGRIKADDLSGTGAEWVASANIGCTLQLRRHLGDRAQVQHPMELLAASAGLHPLPGVQQRAGTTEIAGEREDRQSAAGSR, encoded by the coding sequence ATGGGCATCGAATCCGGCTCCTCATCTCCAACCCAGCTCCCCGGACTCCCCGCCGGCGCAGCAGATCCCTGCGTGCACTGTGGCTTCTGCCTTCCCACTTGTGCCAGCTATCGCGTACTGGCCAGTGAGATGGACTCTCCCCGCGGCCGCATCCATGCGCTGCGGGCGATCGAAGCCGGGGAGCTGGACTTTGGTGCCACGGTCGCCAGCCATTTCGACACCTGCCTGGGCTGTTATGCCTGTGTTTCCGCCTGTCCTTCGGGAGTCCGCTACGACCAGCTGATCGAAGCCACACGGCCCAAGCTGAATCAGGCCAATCAGCGCAGCAGTTGGCAAACCAGCTTCCGCAAGCTGCTGCTGCAGGTGCTGCCCTACCCCAAGCGCATGCGGGCCCTGCTGCAGCCCTTGAGGGCCTACGCCGGCACACCACTGCAACAGCTGGCCCGCCGGTCTGGGCTCACCCGTCTGTTCGGACCGGAAATCGAAGCGATGGAGCAGCTGCTGCCGCCCCTGGTGCCGGAGAGCTTTACTGACCAACTGCCCCAGATCAATCCCGCCAGCGGTGATCGGCGCGGCCGCGTGGCGCTGTTGCTGGGCTGCGTGCAGCGCTGCTTCGATCCCAGCGTCAGCAGCGCAACGGTGAAAGTGCTGCAGGCCAACGGATTTGAGGTGGTGATTCCGCCTGACCAGGGCTGCTGCGGTGCGGTGAGCCACCACCAGGGGGAGCTGGAGCTCACCCGCCAGCTGGCGAGGGATTTGGTGAGCAGCATGAACGCGATCCAAGGAGAGCTGGATGCCGTGCTGGTGGCAGCCTCCGGCTGTGGCCACACGATGAAGGCCTACGGAGAGCTGCTGAACGGCGAAGTTGCATTCAGGGCCCTGGTGCTGGACGTGCAGGAATTCCTGGCAGACCGCGGCCTTCTGGAGACGTTCCGGGCCCAACTGCAACCGCTTCCCGGCGGCGTGGCCATGCATGACGCCTGCCACATGATTCACGGCCAGGGGATCCAGGCCCAGCCCCGCCAACTGCTGCGCGCCATCCCTGGCATCCAGCTGCGGGAAGCAACCGAGGCAGGGGTGTGCTGCGGCAGTGCCGGCATCTACAACCTGGTGCAACCGGAGGAAGCCGCCGAACTGGGCCGGATCAAGGCCGACGACCTCAGCGGCACAGGCGCTGAATGGGTGGCCAGCGCCAACATCGGTTGCACCCTGCAATTGCGGCGCCATCTGGGGGATCGGGCCCAGGTGCAGCACCCAATGGAACTGCTGGCTGCCTCAGCCGGCCTGCATCCGCTGCCAGGCGTCCAGCAGCGTGCCGGCACCACCGAGATTGCCGGGGAACGTGAGGATCGGCAGTCCGCTGCAGGATCCCGCTGA
- a CDS encoding cation:proton antiporter: MLLPTLLSEISSHDFEVAETLIGVLRFVLIFIAARTLAEILVRFELPTILGELLAGVIIGASGLHLLVPPETQVQLSGAFSNVLGGLAHVPPEEIGLIYNESFGSLRSVSNLGLYSLLFLTGLESELDELMAVGAQAFSVAVVGVVLPFALGTFGLMALFHVDPIQAIFAGASMTATSIGITASVFGELGYLRTREGQIVIGAAVLDDILGIVILAVVVSLAAGGSLEIAPIVQLVVAAVLFVVVALVLSRKAAPAFDWMIDQLKAPGAKLVGSYLLLGASCFIATAIGLEAALGAFAAGLIASTSRHRHEIQAAVMPIVGLFATVFFVLVGAGMDLSVINPSDPEARSALVIAGFMFIVAIIGKVVAGWAVFGKQKTNHLVVGLGMLPRGEVGLIFLGLGTAAKLLSPGLEAAILLMVIGTTFLAPVLLRLVLKGKPPEDGDQVPEELAADPLAGAS, encoded by the coding sequence ATGCTGCTGCCCACCCTGCTGAGCGAAATCAGCAGCCATGACTTCGAGGTTGCCGAAACGTTGATCGGTGTTCTCAGGTTCGTGCTGATCTTCATCGCAGCCCGGACCCTGGCTGAAATCCTTGTTCGGTTCGAACTGCCGACAATTCTTGGTGAGCTGCTAGCCGGCGTCATCATTGGCGCTTCCGGGTTGCATCTGCTGGTGCCACCGGAAACCCAGGTGCAACTGAGTGGTGCCTTCTCCAACGTCCTGGGAGGGCTGGCTCATGTTCCCCCGGAGGAAATTGGGCTGATTTACAACGAAAGCTTCGGTTCGCTTCGATCTGTTTCCAACCTCGGCCTCTATTCCCTGCTCTTCCTTACCGGTCTGGAGAGCGAGCTCGATGAGTTGATGGCTGTCGGCGCCCAGGCCTTCTCGGTTGCTGTGGTGGGGGTTGTACTTCCGTTCGCCCTCGGAACCTTCGGCCTGATGGCTCTGTTCCATGTGGATCCAATTCAGGCCATCTTTGCTGGCGCTTCGATGACGGCCACCAGCATCGGTATTACCGCCAGCGTGTTTGGTGAGCTGGGTTATCTGCGCACCCGTGAGGGCCAGATCGTGATCGGCGCCGCTGTCCTCGACGACATCCTTGGCATCGTGATCCTGGCGGTGGTCGTCTCCCTAGCGGCAGGTGGCAGCCTTGAAATCGCTCCAATTGTTCAGCTCGTGGTGGCTGCCGTGCTGTTTGTGGTGGTTGCTCTTGTGCTGAGCCGCAAAGCAGCTCCAGCCTTCGACTGGATGATCGACCAGCTCAAAGCGCCGGGCGCAAAGCTTGTCGGCTCCTACCTGTTACTGGGAGCCAGCTGCTTCATCGCCACGGCGATCGGTCTTGAGGCTGCCTTGGGTGCCTTCGCAGCTGGTCTGATCGCCAGCACTTCAAGGCATCGCCATGAAATTCAGGCAGCTGTCATGCCGATCGTCGGCTTGTTCGCAACGGTGTTCTTCGTGCTTGTGGGCGCCGGCATGGATCTTTCGGTGATCAACCCGTCCGATCCTGAAGCTCGTTCAGCGCTGGTGATCGCTGGCTTCATGTTCATTGTGGCCATCATCGGCAAAGTGGTCGCTGGCTGGGCCGTGTTCGGCAAGCAGAAAACCAACCACCTGGTGGTGGGGCTTGGCATGCTGCCCCGTGGAGAGGTGGGCCTGATCTTTTTGGGCCTTGGGACTGCTGCCAAGTTGCTCAGCCCAGGCCTGGAAGCGGCGATTCTGCTGATGGTGATCGGCACCACGTTCCTGGCACCGGTTTTGCTGCGCTTGGTGTTGAAGGGCAAGCCGCCTGAGGATGGCGATCAAGTGCCTGAGGAATTGGCAGCCGATCCTCTGGCGGGTGCCTCCTGA
- a CDS encoding four-carbon acid sugar kinase family protein: MKVVVIDDDPTGSQTVHSCPLLLRWDVDTLRQGLRHASPLLFLLADTRALTPMAAAERNRGIAAALDQALQREGLARDQVLLVSRGDSTLRGHGVLEPEVLQAAFGPFDATFHVPAFLEGGRTTVNGVHLLHGEPVHTTPFAQDRLFGFNSSDLAHWLQEKSDGAIAAASVQRISGRELDAGCGAGLPLLIDRLRSLQGNASVVVDAERQEQLTALAAAVRGLQGQKHFLFRSAASMVKALADPGPPPLDPEGLAGLRLPAVDGTPLPGLVMVGSHVPLADQQLELLLAEPGCHGVELPVPRIARVLEGPTPDLLLADLERVWLQQLRALLDQGLTPVLFTSRGELRCASENEGRRLSCALAELMGRLAAALAPDLGYLISKGGITTQTLLARGLALESVQLEGQLLPGLSLVRPSAGSCSGLPILTFPGNLGGAGTLLDAWQRMQAG; encoded by the coding sequence ATGAAGGTTGTGGTCATTGACGACGATCCCACCGGCTCGCAGACGGTGCACAGCTGTCCGCTGCTGCTGCGCTGGGATGTCGACACCCTGCGCCAGGGACTGCGCCATGCGTCGCCGCTGTTGTTTCTGCTGGCCGACACCCGGGCGCTAACGCCCATGGCTGCAGCGGAACGCAACCGCGGCATTGCGGCGGCTTTGGATCAGGCGCTGCAACGGGAGGGATTGGCCCGTGATCAGGTGCTGCTTGTGAGTCGTGGCGATTCGACTTTGCGTGGCCACGGGGTGCTGGAGCCGGAGGTCTTGCAGGCGGCTTTTGGTCCCTTTGATGCCACCTTTCATGTGCCGGCGTTCTTGGAGGGGGGGCGCACCACCGTGAATGGGGTGCATCTCCTCCACGGGGAACCGGTGCACACCACGCCGTTTGCCCAGGACCGGCTGTTTGGCTTCAACAGCAGTGATTTGGCCCACTGGCTGCAGGAGAAAAGTGACGGGGCCATTGCCGCGGCTTCGGTGCAGCGCATCAGTGGCCGTGAGCTCGATGCCGGCTGTGGGGCTGGTTTGCCGCTGTTGATCGATCGACTGCGTTCTCTCCAGGGCAATGCATCTGTGGTGGTGGATGCCGAGCGGCAGGAGCAGCTCACTGCTCTGGCTGCAGCGGTGCGCGGCCTTCAAGGGCAGAAACACTTCCTGTTTCGCTCCGCCGCCAGCATGGTGAAGGCCCTGGCGGATCCCGGTCCGCCGCCGCTTGATCCTGAGGGGTTGGCGGGGTTGCGGCTCCCGGCTGTCGATGGAACGCCTCTGCCGGGCCTGGTGATGGTGGGCTCCCATGTGCCCTTGGCGGATCAGCAGCTGGAGCTGCTGCTGGCGGAACCGGGGTGTCATGGGGTTGAGCTGCCGGTGCCGCGCATCGCCCGGGTTCTGGAGGGGCCGACACCTGATCTGCTGCTGGCGGATCTGGAGCGGGTCTGGCTGCAGCAGCTGCGGGCGCTGCTTGATCAAGGCCTGACGCCGGTGCTGTTCACCAGCCGCGGTGAGCTGCGTTGCGCTTCAGAGAACGAGGGCCGGCGCTTGTCCTGCGCTTTGGCGGAGTTGATGGGGCGACTGGCGGCAGCTCTCGCTCCTGATCTGGGCTATCTGATCAGCAAAGGCGGCATCACCACCCAGACGCTATTGGCACGGGGACTGGCCCTCGAGTCGGTGCAGCTGGAAGGCCAGCTGCTGCCGGGTCTGTCGCTCGTGCGTCCGTCAGCGGGATCCTGCAGCGGACTGCCGATCCTCACGTTCCCCGGCAATCTCGGTGGTGCCGGCACGCTGCTGGACGCCTGGCAGCGGATGCAGGCCGGCTGA
- a CDS encoding glycogen/starch/alpha-glucan phosphorylase, which produces MTTSQPFDLRLPTPGCYNDPERAGLDAKSVFDGMTEHLFFTLGKLAPTASRHDLYMALSYAVRDRLMMRYLATTEAMRAHPQKSVAYLSAEFLIGPQLNSNLLNLGIQKEAEEALKNFGIDSLQQILDVEEEPGLGNGGLGRLAACYMESLASLKIPATGYGIRYEFGIFDQLIRDGWQVEITDKWLKGGWPWELPQPDEACFVGFGGRTESYIDDKGNYRSRWIPAEHAIGIPHDVPVLGYRVNICDRLRLWRADATESFDFYAFNIGDYYGAVEEKVGSETLSKVLYPNDGTDEGRRLRLKQQHFFVSCSLQDMLRSLDNRGLAVEDFPNYWTVQLNDTHPAIAVAELMRLLIDDRHLEWDRAWDITSRSVAYTNHTLLPEALEKWDLDLFGSLLPRHLELIYEINRRFLQQVRLRYPGNDAIQRKLSIIDEEGSKAVRMAHLATIGAHHVNGVAALHSDLVKTDLLPEFAALWPEKFTNVTNGVTPRRWVALANPEMSALLDEHVGPDWISNMESLRKLEERQNDQGFLELWGNTKLSVKRKLAAYIHRNTGVLVDPSSLFDVQVKRIHEYKRQHLNALQVITQYLRIKNGQTDGMAPRTVIFGGKAAPGYYMAKLIIRFINGIADTINADPDMDGLLRVVFLPDYNVKLGEQVYPASDLSEQISTAGKEASGTGNMKFAMNGALTIGTLDGANVEIRELVGAQNFFLFGKTVEEITTLKQSGYRPSEVVAALPELQEALRLIEMGHFSNGDGELFRPLLDNLTGNDPFYVMADYADYLRAQEAVSHAWSDRMHWNRMSLLNTARTGFFSSDRSISEYCNNIWAVDPLNVEITCDVR; this is translated from the coding sequence ATGACCACCTCCCAACCCTTCGATCTGCGTCTGCCGACGCCCGGTTGTTACAACGACCCTGAGCGCGCCGGCCTCGATGCCAAGAGCGTGTTCGACGGCATGACCGAGCACCTGTTCTTCACGCTCGGGAAGCTGGCACCAACCGCCAGTCGCCACGACCTCTACATGGCCCTGAGCTATGCGGTGCGTGATCGCCTGATGATGCGGTACCTGGCCACCACCGAAGCGATGCGGGCCCACCCGCAGAAATCGGTGGCTTACCTCTCAGCGGAATTCCTGATCGGTCCGCAACTCAACAGCAATCTGCTGAACCTAGGGATCCAGAAAGAGGCCGAAGAGGCACTGAAGAATTTCGGCATTGATTCGCTGCAGCAGATCCTGGATGTGGAGGAGGAACCAGGGCTGGGCAACGGCGGTCTCGGTCGTCTGGCGGCTTGCTACATGGAGTCGCTGGCGAGTCTGAAAATTCCAGCCACCGGCTACGGCATCCGTTACGAGTTCGGCATCTTCGACCAGCTGATCCGCGATGGCTGGCAGGTGGAGATCACCGACAAGTGGCTGAAGGGCGGCTGGCCCTGGGAGCTGCCCCAGCCCGACGAGGCCTGCTTCGTGGGCTTCGGTGGCCGCACCGAGAGCTACATCGACGACAAGGGCAACTACCGCTCCCGCTGGATCCCAGCGGAACACGCCATCGGCATCCCCCATGACGTGCCCGTGCTGGGCTATCGGGTCAACATCTGCGACCGGCTGCGGCTGTGGCGTGCCGATGCCACCGAAAGCTTCGACTTCTATGCCTTCAACATTGGCGACTACTACGGCGCCGTTGAAGAAAAGGTGGGCAGCGAAACCCTCTCTAAGGTGCTTTATCCCAACGACGGCACCGACGAAGGCCGGCGCCTGCGACTGAAGCAACAGCACTTCTTCGTCAGCTGCTCGCTTCAGGACATGCTCCGCAGCCTCGACAACCGGGGGCTGGCAGTTGAGGATTTCCCCAACTACTGGACCGTTCAGCTCAACGACACCCACCCAGCCATCGCCGTTGCTGAGTTGATGCGTCTCCTGATTGACGATCGGCATCTGGAGTGGGATCGGGCATGGGACATCACCTCTCGCTCCGTGGCCTACACCAACCACACCCTCCTGCCCGAGGCGCTGGAGAAGTGGGACCTCGACCTGTTCGGAAGCCTGCTTCCCCGCCATCTAGAGCTGATTTACGAGATCAACCGGCGTTTCCTGCAGCAGGTGCGGCTGCGTTATCCCGGCAACGATGCCATTCAGCGCAAGCTCTCGATCATCGATGAAGAGGGCAGCAAAGCCGTGCGCATGGCCCACCTGGCCACCATCGGCGCCCACCATGTGAACGGTGTGGCGGCACTTCACTCCGATCTGGTGAAAACAGACCTGCTGCCGGAGTTCGCAGCGCTCTGGCCGGAGAAATTCACCAATGTCACCAATGGCGTCACCCCACGGCGCTGGGTTGCTCTGGCCAACCCCGAGATGTCCGCCTTACTCGATGAGCACGTGGGGCCCGACTGGATCTCCAACATGGAGAGCCTGCGCAAGCTGGAAGAGCGGCAAAACGATCAGGGCTTCCTGGAGCTCTGGGGCAACACAAAACTGTCGGTGAAGCGCAAGCTGGCCGCCTACATCCACCGCAACACCGGCGTGCTGGTGGACCCCTCCAGCTTGTTCGACGTGCAGGTGAAGCGCATCCACGAATACAAGCGCCAACACCTCAACGCCCTGCAGGTGATCACCCAATACCTGCGGATCAAGAACGGCCAGACCGATGGCATGGCGCCCCGCACCGTGATCTTCGGCGGCAAGGCCGCTCCGGGCTACTACATGGCGAAGTTGATCATCCGCTTCATCAACGGCATTGCCGACACCATCAATGCCGATCCCGATATGGATGGCCTGCTGCGGGTGGTGTTCCTGCCGGATTACAACGTGAAGCTGGGCGAGCAGGTCTACCCCGCTTCGGATTTGTCCGAACAGATCTCCACCGCCGGCAAGGAAGCCTCCGGCACCGGCAACATGAAGTTCGCTATGAATGGTGCCCTCACCATCGGCACCCTTGACGGGGCCAATGTGGAGATTCGGGAGCTTGTCGGTGCCCAGAACTTCTTCCTGTTCGGCAAAACCGTGGAAGAGATTACGACCCTGAAACAAAGCGGCTATCGCCCGAGTGAAGTAGTCGCTGCGCTGCCTGAACTGCAGGAAGCCCTGCGGTTGATCGAGATGGGCCACTTCAGCAACGGCGACGGTGAACTGTTCCGCCCTCTGCTCGACAACCTCACTGGGAACGACCCCTTCTATGTGATGGCCGATTACGCCGACTACCTGCGGGCTCAGGAGGCCGTGAGCCATGCCTGGAGCGATCGGATGCACTGGAATCGAATGTCGCTGCTGAACACGGCCCGTACCGGGTTCTTCTCCTCAGACCGTTCGATTAGCGAGTACTGCAACAACATCTGGGCCGTGGATCCACTCAACGTGGAGATCACCTGCGACGTGCGCTGA